One Nicotiana tomentosiformis chromosome 4, ASM39032v3, whole genome shotgun sequence genomic window carries:
- the LOC138910302 gene encoding uncharacterized protein, whose protein sequence is MGQQGDSIGSRVNSFLQLDPSVFTGANLEEDPQDFIDEMHKTLQVMHATEAEGVELATYRMKGVAYSWFEMWEDSREKGSPPARWSEFADAFMDHFFPAETRAALTTEFENLKQGSKSVWEYHMEFARLSKYVVLMLPTMEARVRQFVQGLSPLVINEAATTTLNSDMNYGKIAAFPQATESLKLKNKME, encoded by the exons atggg ccaacaaggggattctattggttctagggtgaacagttttcttcagttggatccttcagtgttcacgggtgctaatctcgaggaggacccacaggacttcattgatgagatgcataagactctccaggTTATGCACGCTACTGAggcggagggagtggagttggccacCTATCGCATGAAAGGGGTGgcttattcttggtttgagatgtgggaggactctcgggagaaggggagccctccagcgaggtggagtgagtttgctgacgctttcatggaccatttctttcctgccgagactagggcagccctTACCAcagagtttgagaaccttaaacaaggtagtaagagtgtgtgggagtatcacatggagttcgcgcgtCTGTCAAAATATGTCGttctcatgttgcctactatggaggctagagtgcgccaatttgtgcagggccttagccccttagttatcaatgaggccgctacaactaccttgaattcagatatgaactatgggaagattgCAGCATTTCCTCAAGCTACAGAGAGCCTTAAGTTGAAGAACAAAATGGAGtga
- the LOC138910301 gene encoding uncharacterized protein, with the protein MTQYKIRFSELARHAVWLIPTNRERIRRFIDGLTYQLRLLMTRESVSGATFDEVVDITRQIEVVRSQECSDREAKRPRGSGGFGGVPSGGQSYHSRGCPYRPAHTTHPAHRGASASHGSYSAHSGQSSFSALPAQSSHHASSAQASTGNSSGYREQQFR; encoded by the coding sequence ATGACCCAATACAAGataaggttttctgagttggctcgtcatgcagtttggttgattCCCAcaaatagggagaggattaggaggttcattgatggcctcacgtatcagttgcgattgcttatgactagggagagtgtatctggtgccacttttgacgaggtggttgacattacgcgacagatagaggtggtccgtagccaggagTGTAGTGATAGGgaagccaagaggcctcgaggttcgggcggTTTCGGTGGGGTACCTTCTGGGGGACAATCCTACCACAGCAGGGgttgtccttataggcccgctcacaCGActcatccagctcatcgtggtgcatctgctagccacggttcttatagtgctcactcaggtcaatcttcatttagtgcactaccagcacagagttctcaccatgcctcgtccgctcaggcttccACAGGTAATTCCTCAGGTTATCgggagcagcagttccgttag